The proteins below come from a single Malus domestica chromosome 03, GDT2T_hap1 genomic window:
- the LOC103423934 gene encoding AP-2 complex subunit alpha-1-like, with protein MALSGMRGLSVFISDIRNCQNKEQERLRVDKELGNVRTRFKNEKGLTPYEKKKYVWKMLYIYMLGYDVDFGHMEAVSLISAPKYPEKQVGYIVTACLLNENHDFLRIAINTVRNDIIGRNETFQCLALTMVGNIGGREFAESLAPDVQKLLISSSYRPLVRKKAALCLLRLYRKNPDVVNVDGWADRMAQLLDERDLGVLTSSMSLLVALVSNHYDAYWSCLPKCVKILERLARNQDIPQEYTYYGIPSPWLQVRTMRALQYFPTVEDPNTRRSLFEVLQRILMGTDVVKNVNKNNASHAVLFEALALVMHLDAEKEMMSQCVALLGKFIAVREPNIRYLGLENMTRMLMVTDVQDIIKRHQAQIITSLKDPDISIRRRALDLLYGMCDVSNAKDIVEELLQYLSTADFAMREELSLKAAILAEKFAPDLSWYVDVILQLIDKAGDFVSDDIWFRVVQFVTNNEDLQPYAAAKAREYLDKPAIHETMVKVSAYIIGEFGHLLARRPGCSPKELFSVIHEKLPAVTTSTVPILLSTYAKIFMHTQPPDQELQNQIWSIFNKYESCIDVEIQQRAAEYLALSRRGAALVDILAEMPKFPERQSALIKKAEDTEVDTAEQSAIKLRAQQQTSSALVVTDQRPANGTPPVNQFDLVKMPSMSSNADHNSTDQGSSQENGTLSKVDPQAPSADILGDLLGPLAIEGPPATAGQPQQNVIPGLGGDPDAVDASAIVPVDEEQNSVQPIGNIAERFHALCLKDSGVLYEDPNIQIGIKAEWRLHQGCLVLFLGNKNTSPLVSVQAIILPPSHLKMELSLVPDTIPPRAQVQCPLELVNLRPSRDVAVLDFSYKFGNNMVNVKLRLPAVLNKFLQPIPVSAEEFFPQWRSLSGPPLKLQEVVRGVKPMPLVEMANLLNSFRLLVCPALDPNPNNLVASTTFYSESTRAMLCLVRIETDPADRTQLRMTVASGDPTLTLELKEFIKEQLVIMPTARAPGPVPPAPPVAQPTSPVSALTDPGAMLAGLL; from the exons ATGGCGTTGTCAGGCATGCGAGGCCTCTCTGTTTTCATCAGCGACATTCGGAATTGTCAGAACAAAGAGCAGGAGAGGCTCCGGGTCGATAAGGAGCTGGGGAATGTCCGTACACGCTTCAAAAACGAAAAG GGTTTGACACCTTATGAAAAGAAGAAATATGTCTGGAAAATGCTTTACATTTATATGCTGGGCTATGATGTGGATTTTGGGCACATGGAAGCAGTTTCTCTAATATCTGCGCCTAAGTATCCAGAAAAGCAG GTTGGATACATTGTAACAGCATGCTTGCTCAATGAGAACCATGATTTTCTGAGAATAGCGATAAATACGGTGCGCAATGACATCATTGGTCGGAATGAGACTTTCCAATGTTTGGCGTTGACTATG GTTGGGAATATTGGTGGCCGAGAATTTGCGGAGTCATTAGCACCTGATGTTCAAAAATTGCTT ATTTCTAGCAGCTACAGACCACTTGTGAGAAAAAAGGCTGCACTATGTTTATTGCGCTTGTATAGAAAAAATCCTGATGTTGTGAACGTAGATGGCTG gGCTGACCGGATGGCACAACTTTTAGATGAACGTGATCTTGGTGTGTTAACATCATCTATGAGCCTTCTTGTTGCCCTTGTATCAAACCACTATGATGCTTACTGGAGTTGTCTGCCAAAATGCGTTAAAATATTAGAACGACTTGCTAGGAACCAGGATATTCCACAAGAGTACACCTACTATGGCATCCCATCTCCCTGGCTTCAG GTCAGGACAATGAGGGCTCTTCAGTATTTTCCAACCGTCGAAGATCCAAATACCAGAAGATCATTGTTTGAG GTCTTACAGCGGATTTTGATGGGTACTGATGTTGTGAAAAATGTTAATAAGAACAATGCATCACATGCTGTTCTCTTTGAAGCCCTCGCTCTT GTCATGCATCTTGATGCTGAAAAGGAGATGATGTCTCAGTGTGTTGCCCTTCTTGGAAAATTTATTGCTGTCCGAGAACCAAATATCCGATATCTTGGTTTG GAAAATATGACCCGCATGTTAATGGTGACTGATGTGCAAGATATCATCAAGAGACATCAGGCTCAGATCATCACCTCATTGAAGGATCCAGATATCAG TATACGTAGGCGTGCTCTAGACTTGCTTTATGGTATGTGTGATGTTTCAAATGCAAAAGATATAGTCGAAGAATTATTGCAG TATCTTAGCACAGCAGATTTTGCCATGCGTGAAGAATTGTCTCTTAAGGCTGCCATTCTTGCAGAAAAGTTTGCCCCTGATCTTTCTTG GTATGTAGATGTGATTCTTCAATTAATTGACAAGGCTGGAGACTTTGTTAGTGATGATATATGGTTTCGTGTTGTGCAATTTGTTACAAATAACGAAGACTTACAG CCTTATGCAGCAGCAAAAGCTAGGGAGTATCTAGACAAACCTGCTATACATGAGACTATGGTTAAG GTCAGTGCATATATCATTGGAGAATTTGGCCACCTTTTGGCCAGACGGCCTGGGTGCAGTCCAAAGGAATTATTTAGCGTCATACATGAGAAGCTTCCTGCTGTGAC GACATCTACGGTACCTATTCTTCTTTCAACATATGCTAAGATCTTTATGCACACTCAACCTCCAGATCAGGAACTACAGAATCAGATCTGGTCAATTTTCAACAA ATATGAGAGTTGCATTGATGTTGAGATACAACAAAGAGCTGCTGAATACCTTGCCTTAAGTAGGAGAGGTGCAGCTCTGGTGGATATTTTGGCTGAAATGCCTAAATTTCCTGAGCGGCAG TCTGCATTGATCAAGAAGGCTGAAGATACAGAAGTTGATACAGCGGAACAAAGTGCTATCAAGTTGCGGGCCCAGCAGCAAACATCGAGTGCTTTGGTTGTGACCGACCAACGCCCTGCTAATGGGACCCCGCCTGTCAACCAGTTTGATCTTGTCAAGATGCCCAGCATGAGCAGTAATGCG GATCACAATTCAACTGACCAAGGGTCGTCTCAGGAAAATGGTACTTTGAGTAAAGTTGATCCTCAGGCACCTTCAGCAGATATCCTTGGTGATCTATTGGGTCCCCTGGCTATTGAAGGCCCTCCTGCTACTGCTGGTCAGCCTCAGCAGAATGTAATCCCTGGATTAGGAGGTGATCCAGATGCCGTGGATGCTTCAGCAATTGTGCCTGTTGATGAGGAGCAAAATTCTGTTCAG CCAATAGGAAATATTGCTGAAAGGTTTCATGCTCTCTGCTTGAAAGATAGTGGTGTTCTATACGAAGATCCTAATATTCAG ATTGGAATTAAAGCCGAGTGGCGGCTACATCAAGGATGTCTTGTTCTTTTCTTGGGAAACAAAAATACTTCACCACTTGTGTCAGTTCAGGCTATAATATTACCTCCCTCTCATTTGAAAATGGAGCTCTCACTAGTACCGGATACTATTCCTCCCAGGGCACAG GTACAATGCCCGCTTGAACTTGTGAATCTCAGACCTAGCAGGGATGTAGCAGTTCTTGATTTTTCCTACAAGTTTGGTAACAATATG GTCAATGTCAAGCTTCGCCTCCCAGCTGTCTTAAATAAATTTCTTCAGCCTATTCCAGTGTCTGCTGAAGAGTTCTTTCCTCAGTGGAGATCACTTTCAGGGCCACCTCTGAAGCTTCAAGAAGTG GTTAGAGGTGTCAAACCAATGCCACTTGTAGAAATGGCGAATCTACTTAACAGTTTTCGGTTGCTGGTTTGTCCGGCACTT GACCCAAATCCAAATAATCTTGTTGCAAGTACAACGTTTTACTCAGAAAGTACACGGGCCATGCTTTGCTTG GTTAGAATAGAAACAGATCCAGCAGACAGAACACAGTTGCGTATGACAGTTGCTTCAGGGGACCCTACATTAACGCTCGA GTTGAAGGAGTTCATCAAGGAACAATTAGTTATCATGCCTACAGCTCGCGCACCTGGACCGGTGCCACCAGCACCTCCAGTAGCTCAACCTACCAGTCCAGTTTCAGCATTAACGGACCCTGGGGCTATGCTGGCCGGCTTGCTGTGA